In Pseudomonas alcaliphila JAB1, a single window of DNA contains:
- the glnE gene encoding bifunctional [glutamate--ammonia ligase]-adenylyl-L-tyrosine phosphorylase/[glutamate--ammonia-ligase] adenylyltransferase, with protein MSLPLLVELPPSLIPLAERAEQSLQTALAEHQALAERVAAWPQERRNAWRQVSALSDFVAEQAQRDPQMFVALAESGELERSLASGELRQQLEAQLAECADEDALGRCLRRFRNRQQLRIIWRDFSRQAALGETCRDLSDLADACIDLAYHWLYPRHCAQFGTPVGRRSGQPQHMVILGMGKLGAHELNLSSDIDLIFGYPEGGETEGVKRPLDNQEFFIRLGQKLIKALDAITVDGFVFRTDMRLRPYGSSGALVFSFNALEQYYQDQGRDWERYAMIKARVVGGDQAAGAELLEMLRPFVYRRYLDFSAIEALRAMKLLIQQEVRRKGMSENIKLGAGGIREIEFIAQAFQLIHGGRDLSLQQRPLLKVLTTLEGQGYLPSAVVAEMKEGYEFLRYAEHALQGIGDRQTQMLPADPQDQARVAAIMGFADWTSFHERLMHWRGRIEWHFQQVIADPDEDESDAGEACVGAEWLPLWQGALDDEAAALQLQEAGFIEPGAACRRLGDLRNGPQVRAMQRLGRERLDAFIPRLLAQTVEHDKPDLVLERVLPLVEKVARRSAYLVLLSENPGALERLISLCAGSPWIAEQIARYPLLLDELLNEGRLYSPPLAPELAAELRERLIRIPEEDLEQQMEALRHFKLAHSLRVAASEIAGTLPLMKVSDYLTWLAEAILDQVLALAWQHTVQRHGRPQRADGTPCDPDFIIVGYGKVGGLEFGHGSDLDLVFIHDGDPQAETDGAKPIDGAQFFTRLGQRIIHLLTTQTTSGALYEVDMRLRPSGAAGLLVSSLGAFQRYQENEAWTWEHQALVRARVLVGCSRLAGEFARVRAEVLGRQRDIAALRVEVSEMRAKMRDNLGNKNTAAGTAPNAFEATSSFDLKQDAGGIVDIEFMVQYAALAWSWQHPQLLEFTDNIRILEGLERVGLMSAEDAALLREVYKIYRSAAHRQALQKQPGVVPGDQFQDERRAVMRLWRELGLELNNGA; from the coding sequence ATGAGCCTGCCGTTGCTGGTCGAGTTGCCCCCTTCCCTTATCCCCCTGGCCGAACGTGCCGAGCAGTCACTGCAAACCGCTTTGGCCGAACATCAAGCTCTGGCTGAACGTGTCGCCGCCTGGCCGCAAGAACGCCGCAATGCCTGGCGGCAGGTGTCGGCGCTGAGCGATTTCGTCGCTGAGCAGGCTCAGCGTGATCCACAGATGTTCGTCGCGCTGGCGGAGTCCGGTGAGCTGGAGCGCAGCCTGGCATCGGGCGAGCTGCGCCAGCAACTGGAGGCGCAGTTGGCCGAGTGTGCCGATGAGGATGCCCTGGGGCGCTGCTTGCGGCGTTTTCGCAATCGCCAGCAACTGCGCATCATCTGGCGCGACTTCAGCCGCCAGGCGGCGCTCGGTGAAACCTGTCGCGATCTGTCCGATCTCGCCGATGCCTGCATCGATCTGGCCTATCACTGGCTGTACCCACGCCATTGCGCGCAGTTCGGTACGCCGGTGGGCCGGCGCAGCGGCCAGCCGCAGCATATGGTGATCCTCGGCATGGGCAAGCTCGGTGCGCACGAGCTCAACCTGTCTTCGGACATCGACCTGATCTTCGGCTATCCCGAAGGTGGCGAGACCGAGGGCGTCAAGCGTCCGCTGGATAATCAGGAGTTCTTCATTCGTCTGGGGCAGAAGCTGATCAAGGCACTGGATGCGATCACCGTCGACGGCTTCGTGTTCCGCACCGACATGCGCCTGCGCCCCTATGGTTCCAGCGGTGCGCTGGTGTTCAGCTTCAATGCGCTGGAGCAGTACTACCAGGATCAGGGGCGTGACTGGGAGCGCTACGCCATGATCAAGGCGCGCGTGGTGGGTGGCGATCAGGCCGCGGGTGCCGAACTGCTGGAAATGCTGCGCCCCTTCGTCTACCGCCGTTATCTGGATTTCTCCGCCATCGAGGCGCTGCGCGCGATGAAGCTGCTGATTCAGCAGGAAGTGCGGCGCAAGGGTATGAGCGAGAACATCAAGCTCGGCGCCGGCGGCATTCGCGAGATCGAGTTCATCGCCCAGGCCTTCCAGCTGATTCACGGCGGGCGCGACCTCAGCCTGCAGCAGCGGCCGCTGCTCAAGGTACTGACCACGCTGGAGGGGCAGGGCTATCTACCGTCTGCCGTGGTTGCGGAGATGAAGGAAGGCTACGAGTTCCTGCGTTATGCCGAGCACGCTCTGCAGGGTATCGGTGATCGGCAGACGCAGATGCTGCCGGCCGACCCGCAGGATCAGGCGCGTGTGGCGGCGATCATGGGTTTCGCTGACTGGACGAGTTTTCATGAGCGCCTGATGCACTGGCGTGGCCGCATCGAATGGCATTTCCAGCAGGTGATTGCCGATCCTGACGAAGATGAGTCGGATGCTGGCGAGGCCTGCGTTGGCGCCGAGTGGCTGCCTTTGTGGCAAGGGGCGCTGGACGATGAGGCTGCCGCGCTGCAGCTGCAGGAGGCAGGCTTCATCGAGCCTGGCGCAGCCTGTCGGCGTCTGGGGGATCTGCGCAACGGTCCGCAGGTGCGCGCCATGCAGCGCCTCGGTCGTGAACGTCTGGATGCGTTCATCCCACGCCTGCTGGCGCAGACCGTCGAGCACGACAAGCCGGATCTGGTGCTGGAGCGGGTGCTGCCGCTGGTGGAGAAGGTCGCACGGCGTTCGGCCTACCTGGTGCTTTTGAGCGAAAACCCAGGCGCGCTGGAGCGACTGATCAGTCTTTGCGCAGGTAGCCCGTGGATCGCCGAGCAGATCGCCCGCTATCCGCTGTTGCTCGATGAGCTGCTCAACGAAGGGCGGCTGTATTCGCCGCCGCTGGCGCCGGAGCTGGCGGCCGAGCTGCGTGAACGGCTGATCCGTATTCCCGAGGAGGATCTGGAGCAGCAGATGGAGGCGCTGCGTCACTTCAAGCTGGCCCACAGCCTGCGCGTGGCAGCGTCGGAAATCGCCGGTACGCTGCCCTTGATGAAGGTGTCGGACTACCTGACCTGGCTGGCCGAGGCGATTCTCGATCAGGTGCTGGCGCTGGCCTGGCAGCATACGGTGCAGCGTCATGGTCGCCCGCAGCGTGCCGATGGCACACCGTGCGACCCGGACTTCATCATCGTCGGTTATGGCAAGGTCGGTGGCCTGGAATTCGGCCATGGCTCGGACCTGGATCTGGTGTTCATCCATGACGGCGACCCACAGGCCGAGACCGACGGCGCCAAGCCCATTGATGGCGCGCAGTTCTTCACCCGTCTGGGCCAGCGCATCATTCACCTGCTGACCACCCAGACCACCTCCGGCGCGCTCTACGAGGTGGACATGCGCCTGCGACCATCGGGCGCAGCCGGGCTTCTGGTCAGCTCGCTCGGCGCCTTCCAGCGCTATCAGGAAAACGAGGCCTGGACCTGGGAACACCAGGCGCTGGTGCGCGCACGGGTGCTGGTGGGATGTTCGCGCCTGGCCGGCGAATTCGCTCGCGTGCGCGCCGAGGTGCTCGGTCGTCAGCGCGATATCGCGGCACTGCGCGTCGAGGTCAGCGAGATGCGCGCGAAGATGCGCGACAACCTTGGCAACAAAAATACCGCAGCCGGAACGGCGCCGAATGCCTTCGAGGCCACGTCCTCCTTCGATCTGAAGCAGGACGCCGGTGGTATCGTCGATATCGAATTTATGGTGCAATACGCGGCTCTGGCCTGGTCGTGGCAACACCCGCAGCTACTCGAGTTCACCGATAACATCCGCATTCTGGAAGGTCTGGAACGGGTCGGTCTGATGAGCGCCGAGGATGCCGCCTTGCTGCGCGAGGTCTACAAGATCTACCGCTCGGCTGCCCATCGCCAGGCGCTGCAGAAGCAGCCTGGGGTGGTGCCGGGGGATCAGTTCCAGGATGAGCGCCGCGCCGTGATGCGCCTGTGGCGTGAGCTGGGGCTTGAGTTGAACAATGGGGCCTGA
- a CDS encoding branched-chain amino acid transaminase, which produces MSMSDRDGVIWYDGKLVPWREANTHVLTHTLHYGMGVFEGVRAYNTPDGTAIFRLQAHTDRLFDSAHIFNMQIPFSKEEINEAQRAAVRENGLESAYLRPMVFFGSEGMGLRASGLKVHVIVAAWHWGAYMGEEALEAGIKVRTSSYTRHHVNIAMTRAKANGNYINSMLALQEAISGGADEAMLLDPEGYVAEGSGENIFLVKDGVVYTPEVTSCLNGITRSTILTLAEEHGIKVVEKRITRDEVYIADEAFFTGTAAEVTPIREVDGRKIGAGRRGPVTEKLQKAYFDLVTGKTSGHAEWRTLVK; this is translated from the coding sequence ATGTCGATGTCCGACCGTGATGGCGTGATCTGGTACGACGGCAAACTGGTGCCGTGGCGCGAAGCCAACACCCATGTGCTGACCCATACCCTGCACTACGGCATGGGCGTGTTCGAGGGCGTGCGTGCCTACAACACCCCGGACGGCACCGCGATCTTCCGCCTGCAGGCGCACACCGACCGCCTGTTCGATTCGGCGCACATCTTCAACATGCAGATCCCTTTCAGCAAGGAAGAGATCAACGAAGCCCAGCGCGCCGCCGTGCGTGAAAATGGTCTGGAAAGCGCCTACCTGCGCCCGATGGTGTTCTTCGGTAGCGAAGGCATGGGCCTGCGCGCTTCCGGCCTGAAGGTGCACGTGATCGTCGCTGCCTGGCACTGGGGCGCCTACATGGGCGAAGAAGCGCTGGAAGCCGGCATCAAGGTGCGCACCAGCTCCTACACCCGCCACCACGTCAACATCGCCATGACCCGTGCCAAGGCCAACGGTAACTACATCAACTCGATGCTGGCCCTGCAGGAAGCCATCTCTGGCGGCGCCGACGAGGCCATGCTGCTGGACCCGGAAGGCTACGTGGCCGAGGGCTCGGGCGAGAACATCTTCCTGGTCAAGGACGGTGTGGTGTACACCCCGGAGGTGACCTCCTGCCTCAACGGCATCACTCGCAGCACCATCCTGACCCTGGCTGAAGAACACGGCATCAAGGTGGTCGAGAAACGCATCACCCGTGATGAGGTGTACATCGCCGACGAGGCCTTCTTCACCGGCACCGCCGCTGAAGTCACGCCGATTCGTGAAGTGGATGGTCGCAAGATTGGTGCCGGCCGCCGTGGTCCGGTTACCGAGAAGCTGCAGAAAGCCTACTTCGACCTGGTCACCGGCAAGACCAGTGGCCACGCCGAATGGCGTACGCTGGTTAAATAA
- the rfaC gene encoding lipopolysaccharide heptosyltransferase RfaC: MRVLIIKTSSLGDVVHTLPALTDAARAIPGIRFDWVVEEGFAEIPAWHPAVSQVIPVAIRRWRKHPLRTWRSGEWARFKQRLRETRYDLVIDAQGLLKSAWLTRYVSAPVAGLDRDSAREPLASRFYDRRYAVAKDQHALERVRQLFAKALGYTLPSGSGDYGLNRAAMMDSVAQPYLVFLHGTTWASKHWPEADWRALAERMDELGWAVRLPWGNDAEKARAERIAAGLTHAAVLPKLNLAGVAKVIAGASACVSVDTGLGHLAAALDVPNISLYGPTLPGKVGAYGRSQIHLCASGPGAGSGDRDKPCFDGLGAERVGLELEALLLAPPGTF, translated from the coding sequence TTGCGGGTACTGATCATCAAGACCTCGTCGCTGGGCGACGTGGTGCATACCCTACCGGCGTTGACCGATGCCGCCCGCGCCATTCCTGGTATCCGCTTCGATTGGGTGGTGGAAGAAGGCTTCGCCGAGATTCCCGCCTGGCATCCGGCCGTTTCCCAGGTGATCCCGGTGGCCATCCGCCGCTGGCGCAAGCACCCGCTGCGCACCTGGCGCAGCGGTGAGTGGGCGCGCTTCAAGCAGCGCCTGCGCGAGACCCGTTACGACCTGGTGATCGACGCCCAGGGCCTGCTCAAGAGTGCCTGGCTGACGCGTTACGTGTCGGCACCGGTAGCGGGGCTGGATCGTGATTCGGCGCGTGAGCCGCTGGCCAGTCGTTTCTACGACCGCCGCTACGCGGTGGCCAAGGATCAGCATGCCCTGGAACGTGTGCGCCAGCTGTTCGCCAAGGCGCTCGGTTATACGCTGCCGTCCGGCAGCGGTGACTACGGCCTCAACCGTGCGGCGATGATGGACAGCGTGGCGCAGCCCTATCTGGTCTTCCTGCATGGCACCACCTGGGCCAGCAAGCACTGGCCCGAAGCCGATTGGCGTGCCTTGGCCGAACGCATGGATGAGCTGGGTTGGGCCGTGCGCCTGCCCTGGGGTAACGATGCCGAGAAGGCGCGTGCCGAGCGCATCGCTGCCGGCCTCACCCATGCCGCCGTGCTGCCGAAGCTGAACCTGGCAGGCGTGGCCAAGGTGATCGCTGGTGCCAGTGCGTGCGTCTCCGTCGACACCGGCCTCGGCCACCTGGCCGCTGCGCTGGATGTGCCCAATATTTCTCTGTATGGCCCGACGCTGCCTGGCAAGGTGGGCGCCTATGGCCGTAGTCAGATACACCTGTGTGCAAGTGGCCCGGGCGCCGGAAGCGGTGACCGTGACAAGCCCTGCTTCGATGGTCTTGGCGCCGAGCGCGTCGGGCTGGAACTGGAGGCGCTGCTCCTCGCGCCTCCCGGCACCTTTTAA
- the aceF gene encoding dihydrolipoyllysine-residue acetyltransferase: MSELIRVPDLGGEGEVIELLVKVGDRIEADQSVLTLESDKASMEVPSPKAGVIKELKVKIGDRLKEGDELLVLEVEGAAQAAPAPKAAAAPAEAPQAAAPAAAPAAAATSSVQDVHVPDIGTDGKVKVIEVMVKAGDTIEADQSLITLESDKASMEIPSPAAGVVEEVLVKLDAEVGTGDLILKLRTAGGATTSAAPAQAAAPAAAPAAAPAPAAAAPAAASVQDVHVPDIGTDGKVKVIEVMVKAGDSIEADQSLITLESDKASMEIPSPAAGVVEEVLVKLDAEVGTGDLILKLKVAGAAPAAAPAQASQQVHRVPEGAAPEVAAEVRAIASLSAAAAEVANAPKRDGAKVHAGPAVRQLARDFGVELTDITGTGPKGRILKEDVQVYVKAMMHKAKAAPQATAAAATGGAGIPPIPTVDFSKFGEIEEVAMTRLMQVGAANLHRSWLNVPHVTQFDSADITDLEAFRVAQKAVAEKAGVKLTVLPLLLKACAHLLKELPDFNSSLAPSGKAIIRKKYVHIGFAVDTPDGLLVPVIKNVDQKSLLQLAAEAAALAEKARTKKLSADDMQGACFTISSLGHIGGTGFTPIVNAPEVAILGVSKATMQPVWDGKAFQPKLMLPLSLSYDHRVINGAAAARFTQRLSQLLADIRTILL; the protein is encoded by the coding sequence ATGAGTGAATTGATTCGCGTACCCGACCTCGGCGGTGAAGGCGAGGTGATTGAACTGCTGGTGAAGGTCGGCGACCGTATCGAAGCCGACCAGAGCGTACTGACTCTGGAGTCCGACAAGGCCTCCATGGAAGTGCCCTCGCCCAAGGCCGGCGTGATCAAGGAACTGAAGGTCAAGATCGGCGACCGCCTGAAGGAAGGCGACGAGCTGCTGGTGCTGGAAGTCGAAGGTGCTGCGCAAGCGGCGCCTGCGCCGAAAGCCGCAGCAGCACCTGCCGAAGCGCCGCAAGCAGCTGCTCCGGCGGCGGCTCCTGCAGCTGCCGCGACCAGCAGCGTACAGGACGTGCACGTGCCGGATATCGGCACCGACGGCAAGGTCAAAGTCATCGAAGTCATGGTCAAGGCCGGCGACACAATCGAAGCCGACCAGTCGCTGATCACCCTGGAGTCCGACAAGGCCTCCATGGAAATCCCCTCGCCGGCTGCCGGCGTGGTGGAAGAAGTGCTGGTCAAGCTGGATGCCGAAGTCGGCACCGGCGACCTGATCCTCAAGCTGCGCACCGCTGGTGGCGCAACCACCAGTGCTGCGCCGGCTCAAGCCGCTGCACCTGCTGCTGCGCCTGCCGCCGCACCTGCTCCCGCTGCCGCCGCCCCGGCTGCTGCTTCGGTGCAGGACGTGCACGTGCCGGACATTGGCACCGACGGCAAGGTCAAGGTCATTGAGGTCATGGTCAAGGCTGGTGACAGCATCGAAGCCGACCAGTCGCTGATCACCCTGGAGTCCGACAAGGCCTCCATGGAAATCCCTTCGCCGGCTGCCGGCGTGGTGGAAGAAGTGCTGGTCAAGCTGGACGCCGAAGTCGGCACTGGTGACCTGATTCTCAAGCTCAAGGTCGCGGGCGCTGCACCGGCCGCTGCGCCGGCGCAAGCCAGCCAGCAAGTGCACCGCGTACCGGAAGGTGCCGCACCGGAAGTGGCCGCAGAAGTACGCGCCATCGCCTCGCTGTCGGCTGCTGCCGCCGAAGTCGCCAACGCGCCCAAGCGCGATGGCGCCAAGGTGCATGCCGGTCCCGCCGTGCGTCAGCTGGCTCGTGACTTCGGTGTGGAACTGACCGATATCACTGGCACCGGCCCGAAAGGTCGCATCCTCAAGGAAGACGTGCAGGTGTACGTCAAGGCGATGATGCACAAGGCCAAGGCCGCACCGCAGGCGACTGCCGCTGCTGCCACCGGTGGCGCCGGCATCCCGCCGATCCCGACCGTGGACTTCAGCAAATTCGGCGAAATCGAAGAAGTGGCGATGACCCGCCTGATGCAGGTCGGCGCCGCCAACCTGCACCGCAGCTGGCTCAACGTGCCGCACGTGACCCAGTTCGATTCGGCCGATATCACCGACCTGGAAGCCTTCCGCGTCGCGCAGAAGGCCGTGGCGGAAAAGGCCGGCGTCAAGCTGACCGTGCTACCACTGCTGCTCAAGGCCTGCGCGCATCTGCTCAAGGAACTGCCGGACTTCAACAGTTCGCTGGCCCCGAGCGGCAAGGCGATCATCCGCAAGAAGTACGTGCATATCGGCTTCGCCGTCGATACGCCGGACGGCCTGCTGGTGCCAGTGATCAAGAACGTCGATCAGAAGAGCCTGCTGCAGCTCGCGGCTGAGGCCGCCGCCCTGGCGGAGAAAGCGCGCACCAAGAAGCTTTCGGCTGATGACATGCAGGGCGCCTGCTTCACCATCTCCAGCCTCGGCCACATTGGCGGCACCGGCTTCACGCCGATCGTCAACGCGCCGGAAGTGGCGATCCTGGGTGTCAGCAAGGCGACCATGCAGCCGGTGTGGGATGGCAAGGCCTTCCAGCCCAAGCTGATGCTGCCGCTGTCGCTGTCCTACGACCACCGAGTGATCAACGGCGCTGCCGCGGCACGCTTCACTCAGCGTCTGTCGCAGCTGCTGGCCGATATCCGCACCATCCTGCTGTAA
- the aceE gene encoding pyruvate dehydrogenase (acetyl-transferring), homodimeric type, whose product MQDLDPIETQEWLDALESVLDREGEDRAHYLMTRLGELATRSGAQLPYAITTPYRNTIPVTHEARMPGDLFMERRIRSLVRWNALAMVMRTNLDDPDLGGHISSFASSATLYDIGFNYFFQAPTDEHGGDLVFYQGHASPGVYARAFMEGRISEDQMKNFRREVDGKGLSSYPHPWLMPDFWQFPTVSMGLGPIQAIYQARFMKYLEARGFIPAGKQKVWCFMGDGECDEPESLGAISLAGREKLDNLIFVINCNLQRLDGPVRGNGKIIQELEGVFRGAQWNVNKVVWGRFWDPLFAKDKDGALQRRMDEVVDGEYQNYKAKDGAYVRENFFNTPELKEMVKDLSDDEIWKLNRGGHDPYKVYAAYHQAVNHGGQPTVILAKTIKGYGTGAGEAKNTAHNTKKVDVDSLRQFRDRFDIPVKDEELENLPFVKPEPGSPEYKYLHERRKALGGFVPQRRQQSFSIPTPPLDTLKAILDGSGDREISTTMAFVRILAQLVKDKELGQRIVPIIPDEARTFGMEGMFRQLGIYSSVGQLYEPVDKDQVMFYKEDKKGQILEEGINEAGAMSSFIAAGTSYSNHNQPMLPFYIFYSMFGFQRIGDLAWAAGDSRTRGFLIGGTAGRTTLNGEGLQHEDGHSHMLAATIPNCRTYDPTYGYELAVIIREGIRQMTEEQQDIFYYITVMNESYQQPAMPEGIEDGIIKGMYLLEEDKKEAAHHVQLLGSGTILREVVEAAKILRDEFNIGADVWSVTSFNELRRDGLAVERSNRLHPGQKPKQTYIEECLSGRKGPVIASTDYMKLFAEQVRQWVPSKEYKVLGTDGFGRSDSRKQLRHFFEVDRNWVVLAALEALVDRGEIEAKVLADAIAKFGIDADKANPLDC is encoded by the coding sequence ATGCAAGACCTCGATCCGATCGAAACCCAGGAATGGCTGGACGCCCTTGAATCCGTCCTCGACCGTGAGGGTGAAGACCGCGCCCATTACCTGATGACCCGTCTGGGCGAGCTGGCCACCCGTAGCGGTGCGCAACTGCCCTACGCGATCACCACGCCTTACCGCAACACCATCCCGGTAACCCACGAAGCGCGCATGCCCGGCGACCTGTTCATGGAACGCCGCATTCGCTCGCTGGTGCGCTGGAACGCCCTGGCCATGGTGATGCGCACCAACCTGGACGACCCGGATCTGGGCGGCCACATTTCCAGCTTCGCTTCTTCCGCGACGCTGTATGACATCGGTTTCAACTACTTCTTCCAGGCCCCGACCGACGAACACGGCGGCGATCTGGTGTTCTATCAGGGCCACGCCAGCCCTGGCGTCTACGCCCGCGCCTTCATGGAAGGCCGCATCAGCGAAGACCAGATGAAGAACTTCCGCCGCGAAGTGGATGGCAAAGGTCTGTCGTCCTACCCGCACCCCTGGCTGATGCCGGACTTCTGGCAGTTCCCCACCGTGTCCATGGGTCTCGGCCCGATCCAGGCGATCTACCAGGCCCGCTTCATGAAGTACCTGGAAGCGCGCGGCTTCATCCCGGCCGGCAAGCAGAAGGTCTGGTGCTTCATGGGCGACGGCGAGTGCGACGAGCCGGAATCCCTCGGCGCCATCTCCCTGGCCGGCCGCGAGAAGCTGGACAACCTGATCTTCGTCATCAACTGCAACCTGCAGCGCCTCGACGGCCCGGTGCGCGGTAACGGCAAGATCATCCAGGAACTCGAAGGCGTGTTCCGCGGTGCCCAGTGGAACGTCAACAAGGTGGTCTGGGGTCGCTTCTGGGATCCGCTGTTCGCCAAGGACAAGGACGGCGCCCTGCAGCGTCGCATGGACGAAGTGGTCGATGGTGAATACCAGAACTACAAGGCCAAAGACGGCGCCTACGTGCGCGAAAACTTCTTCAACACCCCGGAGCTCAAGGAGATGGTCAAGGACCTCTCCGACGACGAGATCTGGAAGCTCAACCGTGGCGGCCACGACCCGTACAAGGTCTACGCAGCCTACCACCAGGCCGTGAACCACGGCGGCCAGCCGACCGTGATCCTGGCCAAGACCATCAAGGGCTACGGTACCGGCGCCGGTGAAGCGAAGAACACCGCGCACAACACCAAGAAGGTCGATGTCGACAGCCTGCGTCAGTTCCGCGACCGCTTCGACATCCCGGTCAAGGATGAAGAGCTGGAAAACCTGCCTTTCGTCAAGCCGGAGCCAGGCAGCCCCGAGTACAAGTACCTGCACGAGCGCCGTAAGGCGCTGGGCGGCTTCGTACCGCAGCGTCGCCAGCAGAGCTTCAGCATCCCCACGCCGCCGCTGGATACCCTCAAGGCCATCCTCGACGGCTCGGGCGACCGCGAAATCTCCACCACCATGGCTTTCGTGCGCATCCTCGCGCAGTTGGTCAAGGACAAGGAACTCGGCCAGCGCATCGTCCCGATCATTCCGGACGAAGCCCGTACCTTCGGTATGGAAGGCATGTTCCGTCAGCTCGGCATCTACTCCTCGGTCGGCCAGCTGTACGAGCCGGTCGATAAAGACCAGGTGATGTTCTACAAAGAGGACAAGAAAGGTCAGATCCTCGAGGAAGGCATCAACGAAGCGGGCGCCATGAGTTCCTTCATCGCCGCCGGCACCTCGTACTCCAACCACAACCAGCCGATGCTGCCGTTCTACATCTTCTACTCGATGTTCGGCTTCCAGCGTATCGGCGACCTGGCCTGGGCCGCTGGTGACAGCCGCACCCGCGGCTTCCTGATCGGCGGTACCGCCGGCCGTACCACCCTCAACGGTGAAGGCCTGCAGCACGAAGACGGTCACAGCCACATGCTGGCAGCGACCATCCCCAACTGCCGCACCTACGACCCGACCTACGGCTACGAGCTCGCCGTGATCATCCGCGAAGGCATTCGCCAGATGACCGAAGAGCAGCAGGACATCTTCTACTACATCACCGTGATGAACGAGTCGTACCAGCAGCCGGCAATGCCGGAGGGTATCGAGGACGGCATCATCAAGGGCATGTACCTGCTCGAGGAAGACAAGAAGGAAGCCGCGCACCACGTGCAACTGCTGGGTTCCGGCACCATCCTGCGTGAAGTCGTCGAGGCGGCGAAGATCCTGCGCGACGAGTTCAACATCGGCGCCGATGTGTGGAGCGTCACCAGCTTCAACGAACTGCGTCGCGACGGCCTGGCCGTGGAGCGCAGCAACCGCCTGCACCCGGGCCAGAAACCCAAGCAGACCTACATCGAAGAGTGCCTGAGCGGCCGCAAAGGCCCTGTCATCGCCTCTACCGACTACATGAAGCTGTTCGCCGAGCAGGTTCGTCAGTGGGTTCCGAGCAAGGAATACAAGGTCCTGGGCACCGACGGCTTCGGCCGCAGCGACAGCCGCAAGCAGCTGCGCCACTTCTTCGAAGTGGATCGCAACTGGGTCGTGCTCGCCGCCCTGGAAGCCCTGGTCGACCGTGGCGAAATCGAAGCCAAGGTGTTGGCTGACGCCATCGCCAAGTTCGGTATCGACGCCGACAAAGCCAACCCCCTGGACTGCTAA
- the waaF gene encoding lipopolysaccharide heptosyltransferase II codes for MKILIVGPSWVGDMVMAQTLFQCLKQRHPECEIDVLAPDWSRPILERMPEVRAALSLPLGHGVLDLATRRRIGKSLAGQYDQAILLPNSLKSALVPWFAGIPKRTGWKGEMRYGLLNDIRTLDKDRYPLMIERFMALAYEPGAALSQPYPQPRLVIDEASRDAALAKFELQLDRPVLALCPGAEFGEAKRWPAEHYAKVAEIKIREGWQVWLFGSKNDHAGGEDIRMRLIPGLREEVSNLSGQTSLAEAIDLMSAATAVVSNDSGLMHVAAALNRPLVAVYGSTSPGFTPPLADRVEIVRLGLECSPCFDRTCRFGHYNCLRELKPRPVIEALDRLVGETLTLVEGD; via the coding sequence ATGAAGATACTGATCGTTGGGCCAAGCTGGGTAGGCGACATGGTGATGGCGCAGACGCTGTTCCAGTGCCTGAAGCAGCGCCATCCCGAGTGCGAGATCGATGTGCTGGCGCCGGACTGGAGCCGGCCAATCCTCGAGCGTATGCCCGAGGTGCGCGCCGCGCTGAGCCTGCCGCTGGGCCATGGCGTGCTCGACCTGGCCACGCGCCGGCGCATCGGCAAGTCGCTGGCCGGCCAGTACGATCAGGCGATCCTGCTGCCCAACTCGCTCAAGTCCGCCTTGGTACCCTGGTTCGCCGGCATCCCCAAGCGCACCGGCTGGAAGGGCGAGATGCGCTATGGCTTGCTCAACGATATTCGTACGCTGGACAAAGACCGCTATCCGCTGATGATCGAGCGCTTCATGGCGCTGGCCTATGAGCCCGGCGCTGCCTTGTCGCAGCCCTATCCACAGCCACGTCTGGTGATCGATGAAGCCAGTCGTGATGCCGCGCTGGCCAAGTTCGAACTGCAGCTGGATCGCCCGGTGCTGGCGCTGTGTCCCGGCGCCGAATTCGGCGAGGCCAAACGCTGGCCGGCCGAGCACTATGCCAAGGTCGCCGAGATCAAGATTCGCGAGGGTTGGCAGGTCTGGCTGTTCGGCTCGAAGAACGACCATGCCGGCGGTGAAGACATTCGCATGCGCCTGATTCCGGGGCTGCGTGAGGAGGTCAGCAACCTGTCCGGGCAGACCAGCCTGGCCGAGGCCATCGACCTGATGTCGGCGGCCACTGCGGTGGTGTCCAACGACTCCGGGCTGATGCATGTGGCAGCGGCGCTGAACCGTCCGCTGGTGGCGGTCTACGGCTCCACCTCGCCAGGTTTCACCCCGCCGTTGGCCGATCGCGTCGAGATCGTTCGCCTGGGGTTGGAGTGCAGCCCCTGCTTTGATCGAACCTGCCGTTTTGGTCACTACAACTGCCTGCGCGAACTCAAGCCGCGCCCGGTGATCGAGGCGCTGGATCGGCTGGTCGGCGAAACCTTGACCCTGGTCGAGGGCGACTGA